A window of Candidatus Hydrogenedens sp. contains these coding sequences:
- a CDS encoding DUF1015 domain-containing protein: NVYVLHKLIFEEIMKLEPNTQLIYETNPFRCIEMVEMEQAELAFLINPICPEVIKKCADNGEFMPQKATYFFPKIPSGLVIYELSKESL, encoded by the coding sequence AAATGTATATGTTCTTCATAAACTTATTTTTGAAGAAATAATGAAGTTAGAACCTAATACTCAATTGATATACGAAACAAATCCTTTCCGTTGTATTGAAATGGTAGAAATGGAACAAGCGGAACTGGCTTTTTTAATCAATCCTATATGTCCAGAAGTCATTAAAAAATGTGCAGACAACGGGGAATTTATGCCTCAAAAGGCTACCTACTTTTTCCCTAAAATTCCAAGTGGTTTGGTTATTTATGAACTATCGAAAGAAAGTCTATAG